In Thermosulfurimonas sp. F29, the sequence AGATGCGCGAGAGCTGCTCGCGAACCCGCCTGTCCTGCTGATCGAGAAGGACGCTCTTTTCCTGCGCCTGGATCATCTTAGCCCTCCGTAATAGAGATCAATTTAGGCCCGAACATAGCGAAAACCCTGGTTCTGCCACTCCACCAGGGCTTTAATGCCCGCCGGCACCGTGCGGGCTCCCTGGGGAAGGAGGGAGGGATCTATCCCGAAGGCCCGCATGGCGTTTTCGCAGAAATACACCTCCACCCCGTCCCTCCGGGCCTCGCGATAGAGTTCCTCCACCTCCTCAAAGCGCTTCAATATGGTGATCCCCTCGGCGTTTACCAGCACCCTTACCGCGTGGGGGGCGCCGCCGAGAGCCCTGACGAAGTTCCGGGCCACCTTCAGGGCCACCTCAAACCTCTGCGATTCCGGCACATGCAGGACCAGATTGTATTCCATGGGCACCACCTCCTTCGGGGTTCGCTCTGCTATTTAATCACGATTTGTCCTTCCGGCAAGCACGATGCTAAACTTAGGACATGCCCGTTTTTGCCGGACTGCACTTTCGGCGCCTGGTGGAGCTTGCGCGGAAGGACCGGCTGGCTCCTCTCTACATATTTGTGGGCGAACCCGCGGAGGCCCGGGACAAGGCCGGACGCATCCTCTCGGTGCAGGAGGAAAGGGGGGCGTTGATCGAACGGGTGGATCTCGCCGAAACCCCTCCGGACACCCTCCCGGCCCTCCTTTCCTCCGGGGGGCTTTTCGGTCCCCGCCGGCTGGTGCTTGCGGCCTCCGGCGAGGTGCTTTCCGAAAGACCCGAACTCGCCCCGGAGATCCTCCGGGCCCTCTCCCCCGGAGGGGTGCATCTGCTCCTTCTCGCGCGGGAGTTCCCCGAGGATCACGAGCTATATCGCTTCGCCGAGGAGAAGGGGGCGGTGGTCCCCCTTGCGCTCCAGAAGGGAAGGGCCCGTTTTCTAAACGAACTTGCCGAGCGGCTTTCGGCCGAGGGAAAGAGCATGGAAAGGACGGTGGCCGAATACTTCCTGAGCCTCGTGGGGGAGGATTACGCCCACTTCCGAAACGAGCTCGAAAAAGTGATCCTCCACGCCGGGGAAAGGGAAACCATCCGCCGGGAGGATGTGGAGGCCGTGGTGGTCCCGGCGGAGGAGGCGGCGCTCTTTCTTCTGGGGGACACCCTTCTTGAGAAAGGCCCGGAGGCGGCCCGGGGCCTTCTCCGTCGTCTTCTCGATCACGGCGAGGCACCCCCCCGGATCGAGGCCGCGCTCTTCACCTACTTCAAGCGTCTCTGGTTGCTTGCCCATCTAGTCTCCCGCCGACCCGAGCTTCTGCGCGAGAGGAACTTCGAAAACTTCCGTCGAACCCTGGAGAACCTCCTCAAAGAGGTGTGGACGGACAAACCCCCGGCGCTGCTTTCCCGGGTTCACCCCTACGCCCTCTTTCGCCTGAAAAGACACCTCGATAACCTTTCCGAAGAAAGGATCCCCGAAATCTTTGAAGCCCTTTACGAACTCGACGCGGCCCTCAAACGGGACTTTCAGGCCCCGGAACGGGCCTTCTATTCCTTCTTTCTTAGGGTATATCACCTAAGAGGCCGGGCTCCCCTGAAAGAAGGTTCCGCAGATCGTCCAGCTTTCGCAGGAGCCCTTCCCGGGAGCGGAAGGGGATTTTAAGGCTCCATTCCTCCCGTTCCAGGGCCGGAGGGATTTCGAGGAGGACCCCCTTTCCCCTCAGGACTTCCCTCAGGCGCAGGGCCTTTTCCTCCATTCTGCTCAGAGAGGGCCTGAGTGCTTTTCGCAGGGCCCGCAGGAACTCCTCCCGTCTTTCAAAACCCCGGAACCGGGACAGAACCTCCTCCAGGGGGAGATCCTCCCGACGGGCTAGATCGAGAAGCCCCTCCACGACCTCCTGTCTTTCGGAGGCGGTGAAGCGCAGGCGTTCTAGGAGATCGAGCAATTCGGGCTGGGCCTTCCGGGGACACCGCAGAAGGGCCCGAGCCGCCCGGGGGGAGAGGCGGCCGGAGGCCACCTGGAGTTTCAGGGACTCCGGGGCCTCGGAAAGGGCCTTAAGAAAGAAATAGCCCTCCGGATCGGACCGCAATCCGAGAAGGGGAAAGACCCTTCGCACCACCTCCTCCGGAGAGAGATAACGACTGAGACGGGCCACCACCTCGGCCTTCTCCGCCAGGTTGAGACCCCGAAAGAGGTTGCTCTCCAGGGCCAGCCACTGGGCCTCCACCGGAGGCATCCCGGGAAGGACCCGGCAGGAAACCTCCTCCAGACCGAGGGCCCTTGCGGCAAGCAGTCGCCCCTCCCCGGCCACGGGAACGAATCCGTCCTCCCCCTCGAGCACCACCGGGGGTTCGATGACTCCGCGGCGTTTTACGCTTTCCAGAAGCAGGGTATCCCGTGGAGGGAGGGAGAAAACGAAGGTGCGCGAGAGGAGGTCTACATCCGCGAGCCTCAGGGTAACGATCTTCACCGGATCTTTCCGGCTCCCCTCAGGAAAGGTCTTCTCCGGTAAGTCTTTTCAGGGCCTCGAGGTACCGTTCCCTGGTCTTTCGCACTATGTCCGGAGGGATCTCCGGAGCCGGAGGCTTTTTGTCCCAGCCGATCTCCATGAGCCAGTCCCTTATGAACTGCTTGTCGAAGCTTTTCTGGGGGCGTCCGGGCTGGTATTCCTCCCGGGGCCAGAAGCGGGAGGAATCCGGGGTGAGAACTTCGTCCACCAGGATGAGTTTCCCGTCCACCAGACCGAACTCGAACTTGGTGTCCGCGATGATGATGCCGCGGGTTTCGGCGTACTCGGCGGCCCTGCGATAGAGGTCCAGCGAGATCTCCCGCACCCGTTCGGCCATCTCACGCCCGATTAGCCGGGCACACTCCTCAAAGGTGATGTTCACATCGTGTTCGCCCTGGGCGGCCTTGGTGGAGGGGGTGAAAATGGGCTCCGGGAGCCGGTCGGCCTCGCGCAATCCCTCCGGAAGCGAAATTCCGCAGACCTTTCCGGTCTGCCGGTATTCCTTCATGGCCGAACCGGTGATGTAGCCCCGCACGATGCACTCCACCGGAAGCACCCGGGCCTTTCTAACCAGCATGCTCCGCCCGGAAAGCACCTCCCGATAGGGCTGAAGCTCTTCCGGATACTCCTCTACCCGTGCGGAAACCAGGTGATGGGGCACCACATCTCTCAGGAAATCGAACCAGAAGAGAGACATGCGGGTGAGAATGCGCCCTTTGTCCGGAATGGGAGTGGGCAGCACCACATCGAAGGCGGAAATGCGATCCGTGGCCACGATGAGGAGCTTGTCCCCCAGATCGTAAATGTCCCGGACCTTGCCCCGGGAAAGAAGCTTTAAACCCTGAAAATCGGTCTTATACAGCGCCGTTGACATGGTAAGTTCCTTGTAGCATAATGATATTATGCGAAAAGAATGGGCGAGACATTTTTTGAATTTGGCTTTAGGAGTTGCCTTAACAGGTATTGTGCAACCCCTTGTTCAAAAAGAGGTTGACAAAAAAGTTCTAATGAAAGGAGAAAATAATGCTTGAAGCTTATCTCATGATTGGTATAAGCGCTCTTTGCGTGGCTGTAATTGTACTTTTGGTTGATCGGAAAAGCAGACGTTCTTCGCATAAAGAAGTTCCCTCCTGATTTAAGCCGCGGCGCGGGCCAGTTTCCGGGTGCGCTTCTTGAACCGCGAGGCCAGCCGACGATAACGCTCGTAACGCTCCCAGTCTTTCTCGGCCTTGGCCTTTTCCGCGAGCTCCCTGAACTTTTTGATCTTGGCCTTGAGCTCGCGCATGGAGCCACCCACCCTGCGGGGAGCCTCCTCAATGCCGTAGACCTTTTTGAGGGCGGAGATCAGCTCCTCCTTGTTCATGCCGTGAACCCCGGTGATCTCCGGGATCTGAAGGGCCAGCTCCCGCAACTCCTTGATGGTCATTTTCTCCAGCTTTTTGGGAAGCGGCGGAAGACCTCCCTCTTCGGGCTGAGTTTCCTGAACTTCCTCCCTGACCTCCTCAGCCATGACACCCTCCCGCGGAATTTTACCGAAACATAAACCATCCCCTCCGATCCTTCAACCCTTTCCCGGAACCGGAGAGCATCTTATTTTTTTCGGTTTGGGAAAAGAGGAGTTAGCGGGTAAAATGAGGGCGTGCTTCCCTGGGGAGTACTTGAGGAGGAAGACTGGCGCATCCTGAGGGATCTTTACGCCCTTGCTCCGGATTGTGCCAAATTCCTGTCCCGAAGATTGCGAATGGATCCGGGAGAGACCATGCTAAGACTCAGGAGACTGGAGGCCCTGGGGTTTCTGGAACGGGTACGGGGACGCTTTCTCAAGAAAAAGGGTTTGCGGCGTCCCAAACACATGAACCACACCTATTACGAGCTCTCGCGGGAGGCCCGGCTTCACCTGAGGGCTCTACTTTTTGCCGAGGAGGTTAAGGACGCATGATGGAAGAGGTTTCCTTCTCCAGTCCGGAACTCATGGAGGGCGAGAGCATCGAGGTTCCCGAGATCCTTCCCCTTATGGCCATAAGGGACATCGTACTCTTCCCGGGTATGGTAATACCCCTTTTCGTAGGACGGGAAAAGAGCCTTAACGCGGTCTCCGAGGCCCTCAACGGCGAAAAACTTCTGGCCCTGGTCACCCAGAAGGATCCCATGGAGGAAGACCCCCCTCCGGAGGGACTTTTTCGGGTAGGGGTGGTGGGCCTCATTATTCGCACCTTCAAGCTCCCGGAGGATCGGCTCAAGGTGCTGGTTCAGGTGCTGGCCCGGGTGGAGGTGGACGAATTCCTGGAGACCGAGCCCTCTTTCCGGGTTCGCATTACCCCGATCCGGGAAAAGGAACCCGAGACCCTTTCCGTGGACGCCGAGGCTCTTATGCGTTCGGTGCGGGAGACCGCGGAAAAGGTGCTCGCCCTTCGCGGCCTCCTCAACCCGGATCTTTCGGCCCTTCTCGCCTCGGTGGAGGAACCCGGCCGACTTTCCGATCTTGTCGCGGCCCATGTGCGTTTCAAAATCTCCGAGGCCCAGGATCTCTTAGAGACTTACGAAGGCCTGGAGCGTCTCAAGAAGATTTACAGGTATCTCCAGCGCGAATTTGAGATCGCCAGCCTTCAGGCCAAGATCCAGACCGAGGCCCAGGAAGAGATGGCCCGTTCCCAGCGGGAATACTTCCTTCGGGAACAGCTCCGCGCCATCAAGCGAGAACTGGGGGAAACCGACGAGCTCGAGGCCGAGATCGAGGAGTTGCGGGAGAAGATCAGAAAGGCCCGGATGCCCAAGGAGGTGGAAAAGGAGGCCCTAAAACAGCTTTCCCGTCTCGAAATGATGCATCCGGACACCGC encodes:
- a CDS encoding DsrE family protein translates to MEYNLVLHVPESQRFEVALKVARNFVRALGGAPHAVRVLVNAEGITILKRFEEVEELYREARRDGVEVYFCENAMRAFGIDPSLLPQGARTVPAGIKALVEWQNQGFRYVRA
- the holA gene encoding DNA polymerase III subunit delta, giving the protein MPVFAGLHFRRLVELARKDRLAPLYIFVGEPAEARDKAGRILSVQEERGALIERVDLAETPPDTLPALLSSGGLFGPRRLVLAASGEVLSERPELAPEILRALSPGGVHLLLLAREFPEDHELYRFAEEKGAVVPLALQKGRARFLNELAERLSAEGKSMERTVAEYFLSLVGEDYAHFRNELEKVILHAGERETIRREDVEAVVVPAEEAALFLLGDTLLEKGPEAARGLLRRLLDHGEAPPRIEAALFTYFKRLWLLAHLVSRRPELLRERNFENFRRTLENLLKEVWTDKPPALLSRVHPYALFRLKRHLDNLSEERIPEIFEALYELDAALKRDFQAPERAFYSFFLRVYHLRGRAPLKEGSADRPAFAGALPGSGRGF
- a CDS encoding ParB/RepB/Spo0J family partition protein, which codes for MKIVTLRLADVDLLSRTFVFSLPPRDTLLLESVKRRGVIEPPVVLEGEDGFVPVAGEGRLLAARALGLEEVSCRVLPGMPPVEAQWLALESNLFRGLNLAEKAEVVARLSRYLSPEEVVRRVFPLLGLRSDPEGYFFLKALSEAPESLKLQVASGRLSPRAARALLRCPRKAQPELLDLLERLRFTASERQEVVEGLLDLARREDLPLEEVLSRFRGFERREEFLRALRKALRPSLSRMEEKALRLREVLRGKGVLLEIPPALEREEWSLKIPFRSREGLLRKLDDLRNLLSGEPGLLGDIP
- a CDS encoding phosphoribosylaminoimidazolesuccinocarboxamide synthase; translation: MSTALYKTDFQGLKLLSRGKVRDIYDLGDKLLIVATDRISAFDVVLPTPIPDKGRILTRMSLFWFDFLRDVVPHHLVSARVEEYPEELQPYREVLSGRSMLVRKARVLPVECIVRGYITGSAMKEYRQTGKVCGISLPEGLREADRLPEPIFTPSTKAAQGEHDVNITFEECARLIGREMAERVREISLDLYRRAAEYAETRGIIIADTKFEFGLVDGKLILVDEVLTPDSSRFWPREEYQPGRPQKSFDKQFIRDWLMEIGWDKKPPAPEIPPDIVRKTRERYLEALKRLTGEDLS
- a CDS encoding Rho termination factor N-terminal domain-containing protein; this encodes MAEEVREEVQETQPEEGGLPPLPKKLEKMTIKELRELALQIPEITGVHGMNKEELISALKKVYGIEEAPRRVGGSMRELKAKIKKFRELAEKAKAEKDWERYERYRRLASRFKKRTRKLARAAA
- a CDS encoding DUF2250 domain-containing protein; this translates as MLPWGVLEEEDWRILRDLYALAPDCAKFLSRRLRMDPGETMLRLRRLEALGFLERVRGRFLKKKGLRRPKHMNHTYYELSREARLHLRALLFAEEVKDA